DNA sequence from the Candidatus Spechtbacteria bacterium genome:
AAAATTTGGCTGGGCTTGTGCGGGCGTTTGATTATATGCGGTCGCAACATCCGCAAGAAAAAACTGCTCTTGTAATCGCTGGCAGCAAGGGGTGGTCATCTCGTTCGCTTTTTGAGACAATATATATATCGCCATATCGCAACGATATTTACTGCATAGGATTCGTAGATGATCAAGACAAAGCAGCGCTTTATAGCATGGCGGAAATTTTTGTATATCCGAGTTTTTTTGAGGGGTTTGGCTTTCCACCGCTTGAAGCGATGGCATGCGGTACGCCAGTTGTCGCTTCTCATGTGGCGTCTCTGCCAGAGATAGTGCAGGAGGCGGGAATACTCGTAGATCCTCTGCGGCTTGAAGAAGTCGCATTTGCGATGGGTGAACTGCTGCGTGACGATGAGTTGCGAGTGTCTCTGCGAGAAAAAGGACTAGCGCAGGCAAAGAAGTTTAGGTGGGAAGAGGCGGCACGCAGAACATTAAATGTTTTGGAGGAAACGGTATAATAATCAACGAATAACGAATAGCGTACGAATATACGAATACTCCACTACGGCCAATTCGTTTATTCGTAAAAGATTCGTTATTCGTTGATGATATTCATGTCTAGGATAGGAATCGACGCACGAATATACGGCGCAAAGCGTGGAGGTATAGGACGCTATACCGAAGAGTTTTTACGTGTTTTGCCGGAGGTGAAAACCAATCACACTTTTGTTGTTTTGATGCGCAATGATGACATGGCGCGGTATAATCCGAATGCGCGAAATATTGAAAAAGTTTGCGCTGACGCGCGCGAATATAGCTTGAAGGAACAAATTGTAATGCCATTATTGTTGCATGACACTTGCGTTGATCTTTTGCATGTGCCGCATATTGCCACGCCATATTTTTGGCATGGGCCAACGGTGCTAACGGCGCATGACTTGATTGAATACAAATACAAACGGCCAGAAGCGACATCTTTGAGTCCATGGATGTATGAATTAAAGCATAATATTTATCGTAGAATAGTGGGCGAATCGCTTTCTCGAGCTCGAGCTATTGTAGCCGTTTCAAGGTTTGCAAAAGGCGATATACAAAGGCATTTTCCTTCCACGCGTGTGCCTATTCATGTCATTCATCCTGGACTCGCAGAGCCTGTTCGACAGGCTTTCCTCGACTTGAGCTCGGGACGAAGGCAGGGCAAGCCTTTACGTAAGCCGTATCTACTGTATGTTGGCAACGCCGCGCCACATAAAAATGTTGAGCGTTTGTTTGGCGTATATCGAGCGTGTATGGAAAAAGATAAAATTGTCGAGCACTTAGTGATGGTAATGCCAGATGATTTTCATACTAAAAAATTCAGCGCGCTTGTTTCGCGCTATCCAAAGTCTATGCAGGAGCGCGTGCATATTGTAAGCGGCGTGGACGAGCGCGATTTGTTTTTTTATTATAAGCATGCCAATTTGTTAGTTTCTGCCTCCAAAGAAGAGGG
Encoded proteins:
- a CDS encoding glycosyltransferase family 4 protein; this encodes MSRIGIDARIYGAKRGGIGRYTEEFLRVLPEVKTNHTFVVLMRNDDMARYNPNARNIEKVCADAREYSLKEQIVMPLLLHDTCVDLLHVPHIATPYFWHGPTVLTAHDLIEYKYKRPEATSLSPWMYELKHNIYRRIVGESLSRARAIVAVSRFAKGDIQRHFPSTRVPIHVIHPGLAEPVRQAFLDLSSGRRQGKPLRKPYLLYVGNAAPHKNVERLFGVYRACMEKDKIVEHLVMVMPDDFHTKKFSALVSRYPKSMQERVHIVSGVDERDLFFYYKHANLLVSASKEEGYGMPFAEALAHGTPVLAGFVGALPEFSSHNIHYWDTKHIPNMRNKLVHVLHKWDREESIPNFPSWQKVAEQIVEVYNSVL